A genomic stretch from Thalassophryne amazonica chromosome 18, fThaAma1.1, whole genome shotgun sequence includes:
- the ube2ib gene encoding SUMO-conjugating enzyme UBC9-A, which yields MSGIALSRLAQERKAWRKDHPFGFVAVPTKNPDGTLNLMNWECAIPGKKGTPWEGGLFKLRMLFKDDYPSSPPKCKFEPPLFHPNVYPSGTVCLSILEEDKDWRPAITIKQILLGIQELLNEPNIQDPAQAEAYTIYCQNRVEYEKRVRAQAKKFSPS from the exons ATGTCTGGCATTGCATTGAGCCGGCTTGCTCAGGAGCGCAAAGCGTGGCGAAAGGACCATCCTTTT GGATTTGTGGCTGTACCAACAAAAAATCCAGATGGAACTTTGAATCTCATGAATTGGGAATGTGCTATTCCTGGCAAGAAGGGG ACTCCCTGGGAAGGAGGTCTGTTCAAACTGCGCATGTTGTTCAAGGACGATTATCCTTCTTCACCTCCAAAAT GTAAATTTGAGCCACCGCTATTCCATCCAAATGTGTATCCATCAGGCACAGTATGCCTATCTATTCTAGAGGAGGACAAGGACTGGAGACCAGCCATCACGATAAAGCAG ATACTATTAGGTATCCAGGAACTCCTAAATGAGCCAAATATCCAGGATCCGGCCCAAGCAGAGGCTTACACAATCTACTG CCAAAACAGAGTAGAATATGAGAAAAGAGTTCGAGCACAAGCCAAAAAATTTTCCCCATCGTAA